In the genome of Mucisphaera calidilacus, one region contains:
- a CDS encoding AbiJ-NTD4 domain-containing protein: MADSGERFSRRLGVRPRGDGPLIHHDAPESLLVGTISLLHDQLDKSPSWIRGMICGVRRVRPDPSNWSQYPNIWGEAQDLVYSAEWFEFYDFVEACADSLEQSEELDHFESAMNQLFEEEHIGWRLVDGVLEIQGDKLLEDLIEESHEELEATSFNVASQELREARTDLSRRPDPDLSGAVHHAMAALEAVARQVTGEPKKTLGDIIKRNPGLLPPPVDEAATKLWGFASEQGRHGSEGRTLKWAETMLVVGTAAALCSYLIAKQEEM, translated from the coding sequence ATGGCGGACTCTGGCGAACGCTTCTCCCGCCGCCTCGGCGTCCGCCCCCGTGGTGATGGGCCGCTGATTCACCACGACGCGCCGGAGTCCCTACTGGTGGGAACCATATCGCTGCTGCACGACCAGTTGGACAAGTCGCCATCATGGATCCGCGGCATGATCTGTGGGGTACGGCGCGTTCGTCCAGATCCGAGCAACTGGTCGCAGTACCCCAACATCTGGGGCGAGGCGCAGGACCTGGTTTACAGTGCCGAGTGGTTCGAGTTCTACGACTTCGTGGAAGCGTGCGCGGACTCTCTTGAACAGAGCGAAGAACTCGACCACTTTGAGTCAGCGATGAATCAACTCTTTGAGGAAGAGCACATCGGCTGGCGTCTCGTCGACGGGGTCTTGGAGATTCAGGGTGACAAACTCCTTGAGGATCTGATCGAGGAGTCGCACGAGGAGCTGGAGGCAACGAGTTTCAACGTTGCGTCCCAGGAGTTGCGGGAGGCCCGGACCGATCTCTCGCGACGACCGGACCCCGATCTCTCGGGCGCCGTCCACCACGCGATGGCCGCTTTGGAGGCTGTCGCGAGACAGGTCACCGGCGAGCCCAAGAAGACGCTCGGCGACATCATCAAGCGGAATCCAGGGTTGCTCCCGCCCCCTGTCGATGAAGCCGCTACAAAGCTCTGGGGATTCGCCTCCGAGCAAGGACGACACGGCAGCGAAGGTCGCACGCTCAAATGGGCGGAGACGATGCTCGTCGTCGGAACGGCGGCGGCGTTGTGCTCCTACCTAATCGCAAAGCAAGAGGAGATGTGA
- a CDS encoding amidohydrolase family protein: MSQTPTDVKRNPANMLGLDYAAQAATFRYAGPIYDVHTHIGTLDSAEVYFHAADDYGITKTWSMTNRMEQVDALAERWGKRIAFIAVPNYEERDNPETFTSHWLKRIEAFAERGCMICKFWAAPRGLDLAEHFWIDSPIRFEAMDLAKSLGMKFMSHVGDPDTWFATKYSDSSRYGTKREHFDRLRRVMDRYGDVPWLGAHMGGSPEDLEYLQVLIDTYPNYVVDTSATKWMVRELSKRPDAFRDFCRRNPGRVLFGSDIVTTDANIDYDLYASRYWSLKTLLETNYDGPSPIVDPDLSMVDPSLPEDSTALLRGAGFDDELLRQVYQDAPRGFFGDETAVR, encoded by the coding sequence ATGAGCCAGACACCCACCGACGTGAAGCGGAACCCGGCGAACATGCTGGGGCTGGATTACGCGGCCCAGGCGGCGACGTTCCGGTACGCGGGGCCGATCTACGACGTGCACACGCACATCGGAACCCTTGATTCGGCAGAGGTTTATTTCCATGCGGCCGACGACTACGGCATCACCAAGACGTGGTCGATGACCAACCGGATGGAGCAGGTGGACGCGTTGGCGGAGCGGTGGGGCAAGCGGATCGCCTTCATCGCGGTGCCGAATTACGAGGAGCGCGATAATCCGGAAACCTTTACTTCACATTGGCTTAAACGCATCGAGGCGTTCGCGGAGCGGGGGTGCATGATCTGCAAGTTCTGGGCGGCGCCGCGGGGTCTGGACCTGGCGGAGCACTTCTGGATCGATTCGCCGATCCGGTTTGAGGCGATGGACCTGGCGAAGTCGCTGGGGATGAAGTTCATGAGCCACGTCGGGGACCCGGACACGTGGTTTGCTACAAAGTATTCGGATAGCAGTCGTTATGGCACGAAGCGGGAGCACTTCGACCGTCTGCGGCGGGTGATGGACCGGTATGGGGATGTGCCGTGGCTGGGGGCCCACATGGGCGGGTCGCCTGAGGATCTTGAGTATTTACAAGTACTTATAGACACGTACCCGAATTACGTGGTGGATACGTCGGCGACGAAGTGGATGGTGCGTGAGCTGAGCAAGCGGCCGGACGCGTTCCGAGATTTCTGCCGTCGGAATCCGGGGCGAGTACTGTTCGGCAGCGACATCGTGACGACGGACGCGAACATCGACTACGACCTGTACGCGAGCCGGTACTGGTCGTTAAAGACTTTACTGGAAACTAATTATGACGGACCCAGCCCGATCGTGGACCCGGATCTGTCGATGGTGGACCCGAGTCTGCCGGAGGATTCGACGGCGTTGTTGCGGGGTGCGGGGTTTGATGATGAGCTGCTGAGGCAGGTGTACCAGGATGCGCCGCGGGGGTTCTTCGGGGACGAGACGGCGGTGCGTTGA
- the larA gene encoding nickel-dependent lactate racemase — MSSLEPHDVTFRYDRGHITLRLPPNADILTAPGAPPLPDPQQALRDALQNPIGSQPLADVARDRNPRNVVITISDITRPVPNEPIIRAILDELASADVTPDRVTILVATGMHRPSTPEERVIMLGEELANTLRIVDHVADDASSLTRVSDDPPVSVNSLYLEADLKIVTGLIEPHFMAGYSGGRKGICPGIVDLATISRFHGYATMSNRNSAEGILDGNPCHAEGLRVARIAGCDFLVNCAIDDERRLVALYAGDIEEAHDVGCAEVGRFNSATIDEPYDLVVTCAGGYPLDESFYQTVKGMVTALPALREKSTLVIASRCAEVGSATYHELMLEYEDNWEGFLRDIAGRDTIIKDQWEFQMQTRVLERVGKQGLMLASDGMAETDLSRLCVTPLAGAGDVADRVQAFIDQYVADHPDARVAAIPEGPYTMIRRAVPVG, encoded by the coding sequence ATGAGCAGCCTGGAACCCCACGACGTCACCTTCCGCTACGACCGCGGACACATCACCCTCAGGCTCCCCCCGAACGCCGACATCCTCACCGCGCCCGGTGCCCCGCCCCTGCCCGACCCGCAGCAGGCCCTGCGCGATGCGCTCCAGAACCCCATCGGCTCCCAACCCCTCGCCGACGTCGCCCGCGACCGCAACCCCCGAAACGTCGTCATCACCATCAGCGACATCACCCGCCCGGTCCCCAACGAGCCGATCATCCGCGCCATCCTCGACGAACTCGCCAGCGCCGACGTCACACCCGACCGGGTCACCATCCTCGTCGCCACCGGCATGCACCGGCCCTCCACCCCCGAAGAACGCGTGATCATGCTCGGCGAAGAACTCGCCAACACCCTCCGCATCGTCGACCACGTCGCCGACGACGCCTCCTCACTCACACGCGTCAGCGACGACCCGCCCGTCAGCGTCAACAGCCTCTACCTCGAAGCCGACCTCAAGATCGTCACCGGCCTGATCGAGCCGCACTTCATGGCCGGGTACTCCGGCGGACGCAAGGGCATCTGCCCCGGGATCGTCGACCTCGCGACCATCAGCCGCTTCCACGGCTACGCAACCATGTCCAACCGAAACTCCGCGGAGGGCATCCTCGACGGCAATCCCTGCCACGCAGAGGGGCTGCGCGTCGCACGCATCGCCGGTTGCGACTTCCTGGTCAACTGCGCCATCGACGACGAACGCCGACTCGTCGCGCTCTACGCAGGAGATATCGAGGAGGCACACGACGTCGGGTGCGCGGAAGTAGGGCGGTTCAACAGCGCCACCATCGATGAGCCTTACGACCTGGTGGTGACCTGCGCGGGCGGCTATCCGCTCGACGAATCGTTCTATCAGACGGTCAAAGGCATGGTGACAGCGCTCCCCGCGTTGCGCGAAAAGAGCACGCTCGTGATCGCCTCCCGTTGCGCCGAAGTCGGATCAGCAACCTACCACGAACTCATGCTCGAATACGAGGATAACTGGGAGGGGTTCCTGCGGGATATCGCGGGTCGGGACACCATCATCAAGGATCAGTGGGAGTTCCAGATGCAGACCCGTGTCCTGGAACGTGTTGGAAAACAAGGGCTTATGCTGGCATCGGACGGGATGGCGGAGACCGACCTCAGCCGCCTGTGCGTGACGCCGCTGGCCGGCGCGGGTGACGTGGCAGATCGGGTGCAAGCCTTTATAGATCAGTATGTTGCGGACCATCCCGACGCGCGGGTGGCAGCCATCCCCGAGGGGCCCTACACCATGATCCGCCGGGCGGTCCCGGTCGGCTGA
- the tpx gene encoding thiol peroxidase, which yields MTERAAAVTLKGNPMTLLGDELSVGDTAPAFSLVANDMSAKTLDDYAGKVKIISVVPSLDTAVCDVETRRFNTEAASLGDNIVILTVSIDTPFAQKRWCGAAGVDKVETLSDFKDHAFGTDYGVRIKEAGILARQVFVLDKNNKIVHAQLVKEVAEEPDYDAILNAAKAAL from the coding sequence ATGACCGAACGCGCCGCCGCCGTCACCCTCAAAGGCAACCCCATGACACTCTTAGGCGACGAACTCAGCGTCGGCGACACGGCCCCCGCCTTCAGCCTCGTCGCCAACGATATGTCCGCAAAAACACTCGACGACTACGCCGGCAAGGTCAAGATCATCTCCGTCGTCCCCTCGCTCGACACCGCCGTCTGCGACGTCGAAACACGACGCTTCAACACCGAAGCCGCATCCCTGGGCGACAACATCGTCATCCTCACCGTCTCCATCGACACGCCCTTCGCCCAGAAACGATGGTGCGGAGCCGCAGGCGTCGACAAGGTCGAAACCCTCTCCGACTTCAAAGACCACGCCTTCGGAACCGACTACGGCGTACGCATCAAGGAAGCCGGCATCCTCGCCAGGCAAGTCTTCGTCCTCGACAAGAACAACAAGATCGTCCACGCACAACTCGTCAAGGAAGTCGCCGAGGAACCCGACTACGACGCCATCCTCAACGCCGCCAAAGCCGCGCTCTGA
- a CDS encoding PEP-CTERM sorting domain-containing protein (PEP-CTERM proteins occur, often in large numbers, in the proteomes of bacteria that also encode an exosortase, a predicted intramembrane cysteine proteinase. The presence of a PEP-CTERM domain at a protein's C-terminus predicts cleavage within the sorting domain, followed by covalent anchoring to some some component of the (usually Gram-negative) cell surface. Many PEP-CTERM proteins exhibit an unusual sequence composition that includes large numbers of potential glycosylation sites. Expression of one such protein has been shown restore the ability of a bacterium to form floc, a type of biofilm.) yields MPQRLNITCLALLAITGFAATLTSADTATILADATGNYDVNGSGYAAGALNTFEIVSTDFLPGPFGRNALLLFDTANALPPAVTINKIEFAYAIRDTEPGSADILLESLLGPLSLGGATIAAQSHTPQGSIPSAQGPGIISLHASLVSADLLDPNGRFALRLTAAEPSFTNVEFAGSGNSSHNQRNPVRPRLIIDYTLIPEPSTAAVLLTSLGLSTQRRRPRTPNRLVDLGS; encoded by the coding sequence ATGCCGCAACGGCTGAACATAACCTGTCTTGCACTCCTCGCCATCACCGGCTTTGCCGCCACCCTCACTTCTGCCGACACCGCGACGATCCTCGCAGACGCCACCGGGAACTACGACGTCAACGGCAGCGGCTACGCCGCCGGCGCACTCAACACCTTCGAGATCGTGAGCACCGACTTCCTGCCCGGGCCGTTCGGCCGCAACGCACTGCTCCTATTCGACACCGCCAACGCCCTCCCTCCCGCAGTCACCATCAATAAGATCGAGTTCGCCTACGCCATCCGCGATACAGAACCCGGCTCCGCAGACATTCTCCTCGAAAGTCTGCTCGGCCCATTGTCCCTCGGCGGAGCAACCATCGCCGCTCAATCACACACCCCACAGGGAAGCATCCCATCCGCTCAGGGCCCAGGCATCATCTCACTCCACGCCTCACTCGTCTCAGCCGACCTGCTCGATCCAAACGGCCGGTTCGCCCTCCGACTCACCGCCGCAGAACCGTCATTCACGAATGTAGAATTCGCCGGCTCCGGCAACTCCTCCCACAACCAACGCAACCCTGTCCGCCCACGCCTCATCATCGACTACACGCTAATCCCAGAGCCTTCGACCGCCGCCGTCCTCCTCACCTCTCTCGGACTGAGCACCCAACGTCGGCGACCACGGACACCAAACAGACTTGTGGATCTCGGCAGCTGA
- a CDS encoding DUF1559 family PulG-like putative transporter has translation MRPRQAFTLIELLVVVSIIALLIGILLPSLAAARASAKQTQCMSNLRQIGIALASYEVSEKAYPAIWTHNVPTGWKSRIDTYLSAQALELDETVMQCPAVDHDELYNAPSDVERGFIAASYGLNGALQLPQWSYKSAVVPNPAQIVLAGEQPVEILEAIITADGYGVLATPIITGWFASPNHRADRAVRHLPDDACLFVFVDGHVDWLNLRQQRRDAGHWYWWPEEQNIEIEGEIDDLLPDLPDNGNGGEQGGGSGGSGGSGGGNSPFPNTSPNIPGCGC, from the coding sequence ATGCGCCCACGCCAAGCCTTCACACTCATCGAACTCCTCGTCGTCGTCAGCATCATCGCGCTGCTCATAGGCATCCTCCTACCCTCCCTCGCCGCCGCTCGCGCCTCCGCGAAGCAGACCCAGTGCATGTCCAACCTGCGGCAGATCGGCATCGCACTCGCCAGCTACGAGGTCTCCGAAAAAGCCTACCCCGCCATCTGGACCCACAACGTCCCCACCGGCTGGAAATCACGCATCGACACCTACCTCTCCGCACAGGCACTCGAACTCGACGAGACCGTCATGCAGTGCCCCGCCGTCGACCACGACGAGCTCTACAACGCACCCTCCGACGTCGAACGCGGTTTCATCGCCGCCTCCTACGGCCTCAACGGAGCCCTCCAGCTCCCCCAGTGGTCCTACAAATCCGCCGTCGTCCCCAACCCCGCACAGATCGTCCTCGCCGGCGAACAACCCGTCGAAATCCTCGAAGCCATCATCACCGCCGACGGCTACGGCGTCCTCGCCACACCCATCATCACCGGATGGTTCGCCTCCCCCAACCACCGCGCCGATCGCGCCGTCCGACACCTCCCCGACGACGCCTGCCTCTTCGTCTTCGTCGATGGCCACGTCGACTGGCTCAACCTCCGACAGCAGCGACGCGACGCCGGACACTGGTACTGGTGGCCCGAAGAACAGAACATCGAGATCGAAGGCGAAATCGATGACCTCCTCCCCGACCTCCCCGACAACGGCAACGGCGGCGAGCAGGGCGGCGGTTCCGGGGGCTCCGGCGGCTCCGGCGGCGGAAACTCACCCTTCCCCAACACCAGCCCCAACATCCCCGGCTGCGGCTGCTGA
- a CDS encoding transposase: MSRKRHLAEEIVNKLREADVLLGQGRTVAQACRQLGVGEQTYYRWRREYGGMKVDQARKFKELERDDEGPLTRRIVALASMYGASTAS; encoded by the coding sequence ATGAGCAGAAAGCGTCATTTGGCCGAAGAGATTGTGAACAAGCTGCGTGAAGCCGATGTGCTGCTGGGCCAAGGCCGGACGGTGGCTCAGGCGTGCAGGCAACTGGGCGTGGGTGAGCAGACGTACTACCGCTGGCGTCGGGAGTACGGGGGGATGAAGGTCGACCAGGCCCGCAAGTTCAAGGAGCTCGAGCGTGATGACGAGGGGCCGCTGACGCGGCGGATCGTCGCGTTGGCGTCGATGTACGGAGCTTCAACGGCAAGCTGA
- a CDS encoding Cof-type HAD-IIB family hydrolase — MRNTKAIQLIACDVDGTLIDASGKIPENNRLAIAEAARRGVRFVLASARPPRMARPIYDALGLDTYQVNYNGAVIQRPADDDYAVHLPIEPRLALRVIETARAADPELAVSLEIKDRWLTDGLLDGLETATSLNLTPDYLGPLEPVLVEPVTKILLLTPPARMPALRSALEAALEPEFGGHVRLQVSDEHLVQVVNVEADKEHAAAWVAQAYGISMDAMLAIGDAPNDAGMLRAAGVGVAVGGAWDEARAAADCVSPCGAAEGAVAWAIERFVLDR, encoded by the coding sequence ATGCGTAACACAAAAGCCATACAGCTCATCGCCTGCGACGTCGACGGAACCCTCATCGACGCCAGCGGTAAGATCCCTGAAAACAACCGTTTAGCCATCGCCGAGGCCGCCCGCAGGGGGGTGCGTTTCGTCCTCGCCTCGGCCCGCCCGCCGCGTATGGCCCGCCCGATCTACGACGCCCTCGGTCTCGACACCTATCAGGTCAACTACAACGGCGCGGTCATTCAGCGGCCGGCCGACGACGACTACGCCGTCCACCTCCCGATCGAGCCGCGGCTCGCGCTGCGGGTGATCGAGACGGCCCGGGCCGCTGATCCGGAACTTGCTGTCAGTCTTGAGATTAAAGACAGATGGCTGACCGACGGCCTGCTCGACGGGCTGGAGACCGCCACGTCCCTCAACCTCACGCCCGACTACCTCGGCCCGCTCGAGCCGGTGCTGGTCGAGCCGGTGACCAAGATCCTGCTGCTGACCCCGCCCGCGCGGATGCCGGCCCTGCGCTCGGCGCTGGAGGCAGCGCTTGAGCCCGAGTTCGGCGGGCACGTCCGCCTGCAGGTCAGCGACGAGCACCTGGTGCAGGTCGTGAACGTCGAGGCGGACAAGGAGCACGCGGCGGCGTGGGTCGCGCAAGCCTATGGCATATCAATGGATGCGATGCTGGCGATCGGCGACGCGCCCAACGACGCGGGGATGCTGCGGGCGGCGGGGGTCGGCGTCGCGGTCGGCGGCGCGTGGGACGAGGCCCGGGCCGCTGCGGACTGCGTGTCGCCTTGCGGCGCAGCGGAGGGCGCGGTGGCGTGGGCGATCGAGCGGTTCGTGCTGGATCGATAA
- the bla gene encoding subclass B1 metallo-beta-lactamase codes for MVNLGCMKYFALCLLFLSGCVAAPPPSDANQSLTVAEIAQNHPGLAETPPGEARLHEIRNGVWVHVAVREVGGVMYPANGLVVRDGNELILVDTAWGDKNTEALLTALKTEIGLPVRSAIAMHFHDDCVEGMDVLDAAGVATYGTPLTKRLAKAEGNQIPRQSIDGLAEPGDAVRFGPMEIFYPGPAHSVDNLVVYVPDSGVLFGGCAVYEMDRKTPGYIGDADLLAWSSSMQRLKTKYPQTKIVVPGHGLPGGLELLDHTSDVVNSHRDSALER; via the coding sequence ATGGTCAATCTAGGTTGTATGAAATATTTCGCTTTATGTTTGCTCTTCTTATCGGGTTGCGTTGCGGCACCGCCACCGTCCGACGCCAATCAATCGCTGACGGTGGCTGAAATAGCGCAGAACCATCCAGGGTTGGCCGAGACGCCCCCCGGTGAAGCACGGTTGCATGAGATACGCAATGGTGTCTGGGTCCATGTCGCCGTCCGTGAGGTAGGCGGCGTGATGTATCCGGCGAATGGTCTGGTCGTTCGCGACGGTAACGAATTGATCCTGGTCGACACGGCCTGGGGCGATAAGAACACCGAAGCGCTGCTTACGGCCCTTAAAACGGAAATTGGCTTGCCGGTGCGTTCAGCTATAGCCATGCACTTCCATGACGACTGCGTCGAGGGCATGGACGTGCTCGATGCGGCAGGGGTGGCCACCTACGGCACCCCTCTAACGAAACGTCTGGCAAAAGCGGAGGGTAACCAAATCCCTCGGCAATCAATAGATGGCCTGGCAGAGCCGGGCGATGCGGTCAGATTTGGGCCGATGGAAATTTTCTATCCGGGACCAGCCCACAGCGTAGACAACTTAGTGGTCTATGTACCGGATTCGGGTGTGCTCTTCGGTGGGTGTGCGGTTTACGAGATGGATCGGAAGACACCGGGTTACATTGGTGACGCCGATCTCCTAGCTTGGTCTAGTTCAATGCAACGACTAAAGACTAAGTATCCGCAAACAAAGATCGTGGTTCCTGGCCATGGATTACCGGGTGGCCTTGAACTACTCGACCACACAAGCGACGTGGTCAATTCGCATCGCGATTCGGCCTTGGAACGTTAG
- a CDS encoding toll/interleukin-1 receptor domain-containing protein — MSPTLPSIEHRDAVFVSHANPEDNAIATWLTLRLTREGYRVWCDVVKLRGGDDFWKNIEAAIRLRTRRFIFVTSRVSNQKPGTLKELAIAEGVARTLGENRFIIPVKVDDLPYGEHNIQIN; from the coding sequence GTGAGTCCAACACTTCCATCCATCGAGCACCGCGACGCTGTCTTCGTAAGCCACGCGAATCCCGAAGACAACGCTATTGCGACCTGGCTCACTCTACGACTAACGCGCGAGGGCTACCGCGTGTGGTGCGATGTCGTCAAGCTTCGCGGCGGCGACGACTTCTGGAAGAACATTGAAGCAGCTATACGGCTACGCACTCGCCGCTTCATCTTTGTGACCTCACGTGTGTCCAATCAGAAGCCGGGAACACTCAAGGAACTCGCTATCGCTGAGGGAGTGGCCCGTACTCTGGGTGAGAACCGCTTCATCATCCCCGTCAAGGTTGATGATCTCCCGTATGGTGAGCACAACATCCAGATCAACTGA
- a CDS encoding rhamnulokinase produces METSVHIAVDLGAESGRVIVGVLSDGKLSLEEVHRFRHLPVPTPAGLCWDFTGLWRSILDGLRAACDYAAEAGLRPESVGVDTWGVDWALVSESGVMLGLPRCYRDPVFADAFERVQGRIGARAIYEATGIQHMPLNSLYQYVSRVEQDDAVFEESCRLMFMPDLFHWLLTGVMTTERTNASTSQMVDVRTGDWSHALLERLGLPTGPLGSMIDAGDTVGTLTASVAQATGLDPSVRVVAPPTHDTASAVAAVPADPGTNWCYLSSGTWSLLGAELDSPCITDASAAAPFTNELGVCGTVRFLKNIGGLWLVQEVRRQLEREGQTFNYIELEDLAAAADPLPTLMPVNDPVFAEPGGMIDKIRAYAAQTSQPVPESIGAVVRCTFESLALEYKATLERLGDVLGRSFDVLHIVGGGGRNILLNEMTTAATGCVMVAGPDEATAMGNLLTQAMGTGHLEDLAAMRRVVNATVSPRRYEPEAGIRGDWSAAAERYASLPACVRN; encoded by the coding sequence ATGGAAACCAGTGTGCATATCGCGGTCGATCTGGGTGCGGAATCGGGCCGTGTGATTGTCGGGGTGCTGAGCGACGGGAAGCTGTCGCTGGAGGAGGTTCACCGTTTTCGCCACCTGCCGGTGCCGACGCCCGCGGGTCTGTGCTGGGATTTCACGGGTCTGTGGCGTTCGATTCTGGACGGTCTGCGCGCGGCGTGTGATTACGCGGCGGAGGCGGGTCTGCGGCCGGAGAGTGTGGGCGTGGACACGTGGGGTGTGGACTGGGCGCTGGTGTCGGAGAGCGGCGTGATGCTGGGGCTGCCGCGTTGCTACCGGGACCCTGTGTTTGCGGACGCGTTCGAGCGTGTTCAGGGTCGGATCGGGGCGCGAGCGATCTACGAGGCGACGGGTATTCAGCACATGCCGCTGAACTCGCTGTACCAGTATGTGTCGCGGGTGGAGCAGGACGATGCGGTCTTCGAGGAGTCGTGCCGTCTGATGTTCATGCCGGACCTGTTTCACTGGCTGCTGACTGGCGTGATGACGACGGAGCGGACGAACGCGTCGACGAGTCAGATGGTGGACGTTCGGACGGGTGACTGGAGTCACGCGTTGCTGGAGCGTCTGGGTCTGCCGACGGGCCCGCTGGGTTCGATGATCGACGCGGGCGACACGGTGGGGACGTTGACGGCGTCGGTTGCTCAGGCGACGGGGCTGGACCCTTCGGTGCGTGTGGTGGCTCCGCCGACGCACGACACGGCTTCGGCGGTGGCGGCGGTTCCCGCGGACCCGGGTACGAACTGGTGTTACCTGTCGAGCGGGACGTGGTCGCTGCTGGGCGCGGAGTTGGATTCGCCTTGCATCACGGATGCTTCGGCTGCGGCGCCGTTCACGAACGAGCTGGGTGTGTGCGGGACGGTGCGGTTTCTGAAGAACATTGGCGGGTTGTGGCTGGTGCAGGAGGTGCGTCGTCAGCTCGAGCGTGAGGGGCAGACCTTCAATTACATCGAGCTTGAGGATCTCGCCGCGGCGGCGGACCCGCTGCCGACGCTGATGCCGGTGAACGACCCGGTGTTCGCGGAGCCGGGCGGGATGATCGACAAGATCCGGGCGTATGCGGCGCAGACGTCGCAGCCGGTGCCGGAGTCGATCGGCGCGGTGGTGCGTTGCACGTTCGAGAGCCTCGCGTTGGAGTACAAGGCGACGCTTGAGCGTCTGGGTGATGTTCTGGGGCGTTCGTTTGACGTGCTGCACATCGTGGGTGGCGGCGGCCGGAACATCCTGCTCAACGAGATGACGACGGCGGCGACGGGTTGTGTGATGGTGGCGGGCCCCGACGAGGCGACGGCGATGGGGAACCTGCTGACGCAGGCGATGGGGACGGGGCATCTTGAGGATCTTGCGGCGATGCGTCGTGTGGTGAACGCGACGGTTTCGCCGAGGCGTTACGAGCCCGAGGCGGGCATCCGGGGTGACTGGTCGGCGGCGGCC
- the cysK gene encoding cysteine synthase A → MASAHLLHRRTYANMAETVFNTPLVKLNRVMPEGANILVKCEFFNPMASVKDRIGRAMIEAGEASGAVTQETHIIEPTSGNTGIALAFICAARGYKLTLTMPESMSLERRALLKALGANLELTPAAEGMKGAIAKATELVATHDNAWMPQQFENPANPEVHHKTTGPEIWADTDGKVDVLVAGVGTGGTISGAGRYLKEQKDSVKCIAVEPEASPVISGGEPGPHKIQGIGAGFVPKNLNRAIVDDVVKVTNEEAFAWGRRVATEEALFGGISTGANVAAACKVASMPEYAGKTIVTIGCSFGERYLSTAMFADLNN, encoded by the coding sequence ATGGCATCTGCGCACCTGCTTCACCGACGGACTTACGCGAACATGGCCGAGACGGTGTTCAACACGCCTCTGGTGAAGCTGAACCGTGTTATGCCTGAGGGCGCGAACATTCTGGTGAAGTGTGAGTTCTTCAACCCGATGGCGTCGGTGAAGGACCGGATCGGTCGTGCGATGATCGAGGCGGGCGAGGCGTCGGGGGCGGTGACGCAGGAGACGCACATTATCGAGCCGACGTCGGGGAACACGGGGATCGCGTTGGCGTTTATCTGTGCGGCGCGGGGTTACAAGCTGACGCTGACGATGCCCGAGTCGATGAGTCTGGAGCGTCGTGCGTTGCTCAAGGCGTTGGGTGCCAACCTGGAGTTGACGCCTGCGGCGGAGGGGATGAAGGGTGCGATCGCGAAGGCGACGGAGTTGGTGGCGACGCATGACAACGCGTGGATGCCGCAGCAGTTTGAGAACCCGGCGAACCCGGAGGTGCACCACAAGACGACGGGCCCGGAGATCTGGGCGGATACGGACGGGAAGGTTGATGTGCTGGTGGCGGGCGTGGGGACGGGCGGGACGATCTCGGGTGCGGGTCGTTACCTGAAGGAGCAGAAGGATTCGGTGAAGTGCATCGCGGTGGAGCCGGAGGCGTCGCCTGTGATTTCGGGTGGCGAGCCGGGTCCGCACAAGATTCAGGGGATTGGTGCGGGGTTTGTTCCGAAGAACCTGAACCGAGCGATCGTGGATGACGTGGTGAAGGTCACGAACGAGGAGGCGTTTGCGTGGGGTCGTCGCGTGGCGACGGAGGAGGCGTTGTTCGGCGGGATCAGCACGGGCGCGAACGTGGCGGCGGCGTGCAAGGTGGCGTCGATGCCTGAGTACGCGGGCAAGACGATCGTGACGATCGGTTGCAGCTTCGGCGAGCGTTACTTGTCGACGGCGATGTTTGCTGATCTGAACAACTGA